The following are encoded together in the Culex pipiens pallens isolate TS chromosome 1, TS_CPP_V2, whole genome shotgun sequence genome:
- the LOC128093288 gene encoding uncharacterized protein LOC128093288 has product MAEFLPLCDVLFNVISLAGYFCNVVFDVVLGYALYERQKFAYFATVIVIVSFSLVISQIVSVRWYLNKRKLRNSTAAATGPPGDDSPENSLEKKKPPVEEPSDSARYSRWVVLALHATQLGVLWRYAKLFVPVDLRHVKHEVRDLCMLRLVHAFCEAAPMLLLQLYVLVNLQNENHMNAVKLKALASGHHLSSTALVQQTSLAEQQQKTFRDLNMVSATLSLFSVCWALASFSKNVRLQNVHRLVLTWLGVIFQFLWRLGTVISRVISLTVYASVYSHWVFLVIILHWFSMFLWLISPKNVFHGERISRLKKATLGGLIAFVYIFAYINLQEVRHRQKMLTFYIVMFMENCLLVGLWMVGIWPNRPEGWYTIPISVLCSFAIGLFFMVVYYRYFHVRRLGYEAGGRAPCENGAAKCTRCAEVCRCRDTSERGAEAGKVFGGCGSQKYPHSIPGVFNCRFSNPVNAATKRKKKKPTTFVPPPNLAMQPSGASDQGTPIGPMAIPFWRRPLPRSHTGGSSENEGSSVGSRVNIQQKLQEKKQKQLAELKIIEEEIKQGKLGGPGTGTLSSGDDGKATLPRQPIPRVKKHIDIDPMEWRPSSPDMAEIAVEKSFNDLNLLLAANLDDVNNLNKFSSNYDPIYNSFGLNGINISALVNMKNAEAQQAAVNNRNMSPISSQISATESNSLTRQVHPRTKMLPNNVPRNPFAENYRGNFVNLYADAAANNNRPPSISPRTTEVATANRAVLYDNHSRLYMDANHPRQISGTYSSIENGGAADNLPFPYNVVPPPRSKLDSRATPTMPNNSATNTGSSSGGKNNTTGKTHVGGAVSVPINNLNKQRQMQRAKTPEILLAPHYLENSRIYYDWVAREAANFR; this is encoded by the exons ATGGCCGAGTTCCTTCCCCTGTGCGACGTCCTGTTCAACGTGATCTCGCTGGCCGGCTACTTTTGCAACGTGGTCTTCGACGTCGTGCTCGGGTACGCGCTGTACGAGCGCCAAAAGTTCGCCTACTTTGCCACGGTGATCGTGATCGTGAGCTTCTCGCTGGTCATCTCGCAG atTGTCTCCGTACGATGGTACTTGAACAAGCGAAAGCTGCGGAACTCGACAGCCGCCGCGACGGGGCCACCCGGCGACGACAGTCCGGAGAATAGTTTGGAGAAGAAGAAACCTCCGGTTGAGGAGCCGTCCGATTCGGCGCGCTACAGTCGATGGGTGGTGTTGGCGCTGCATGCGACCCAGTTGGGGGTGCTGTGGCGATACGCCAAGTTGTTCGTGCCCGTTGATCTGCGTCACGTGAAGCACGAGGTTCGGGATCTTTGTATGCTCCGGTTGGTTCATGCATTCTGCGAGGCTGCTCCGATGCTGCTGTTGCAGCTGTACGTGCTGGTGAACCTGCAGAACGAGAACCACATGAACGCGGTGAAGCTGAAGGCGCTGGCCAGTGGGCACCACCTGTCCAGTACGGCCCTGGTTCAGCAGACGAGTTTGgccgagcagcagcagaagaCGTTTCGGGATCTGAACATGGTTTCGGCTACGTTATCGTTGTTCAGCGTTTGCTGGGCACTGGCTAGCTTCAGCAAGAACGTCCGACTGCAGAACGTTCACCGGTTGGTGCTAACCTGGCTTGGGGTGATCTTCCAGTTTCTGTGGCGGCTGGGAACCGTGATATCGCGGGTCATCTCGTTGACGGTGTACGCCTCGGTGTACAGTCATTGGGTGTTTCTGGTCATAA TTCTCCACTGGTTCTCGATGTTTCTGTGGCTCATCTCGCCGAAGAATGTGTTCCACGGTGAACGGATCTCGCGACTAAAGAAGGCAACCCTTGGTGGGTTGATCGCATTCGTGTACATATTTGCATACATCAACCTGCAGGAGGTCCGGCACCGACAAAAGATG CTAACCTTCTACATCGTGATGTTCATGGAGAACTGCCTGCTGGTGGGCCTCTGGATGGTCGGAATCTGGCCGAACCGTCCGGAAGGTTGGTACACCATTCCGATTTCGGTGTTGTGCAGCTTTGCGATCGGCCTGTTCTTCATGGTCGTGTACTACCGGTACTTTCACGTGCGACGGCTCGGGTACGAAGCCGGTGGCCGGGCACCGTGTGAGAACGGAGCAGCGAAGTGTACTCGCTGTGCGGAGGTTTGCCGCTGTCGGGACACTTCCGAGCGAGGAGCGGAGGCCGGAAAGGTTTTTGGAGGTTGTGGTAGTCAAAAGTATCCGCACTCGATTCCGGGAGTGTTCAACTGTCGGTTTTCGAACCCGGTAAATGCCGCTACaaaaaggaagaagaagaaaccgACCACGTTCGTGCCGCCGCCGAACCTGGCCATGCAGCCGAGTGGGGCTTCGGACCAGGGAACGCCGATTGGACCGATGGCGATCCCATTTTGGAGGAGGCCACTGCCGCGATCGCATACGGGAGGATCAAGTGAGAACGAGGGTAGCAGTGTCGGATCCAGGGTCAACATTCAACAGAAGCTGCAGGAGAAGAAGCAAAAACAGCTTGCAGAACTTAAGATCATCGAGGAGGAGATCAAACAGGGCAAACTGGGAGGACCAGGAACGGGAACGCTCAGTTCGGGAGATGACGGAAAGGCTACCCTGCCAAGACAACCAATCCCTCGCGTCAAGAAGCACATCGACATCGATCCAATGGAGTGGCGACCTTCATCCCCAGACATGGCGGAAATTGCCGTCGAAAAGTCCTTCAACGATCTCAACCTGCTACTAGCCGCCAACCTGGACGAcgtcaacaacctcaacaagtTCAGCTCGAACTACGATCCGATCTACAACAGCTTCGGCCTCAACGGAATCAACATCTCCGCCCTGGTCAACATGAAGAACGCCGAAGCCCAGCAAGCCGCCGTCAATAACCGGAACATGTCCCCAATCTCATCCCAGATATCCGCAACCGAGAGCAACTCCCTCACCCGCCAGGTCCACCCTCGCACCAAAATGCTCCCAAACAACGTGCCACGAAACCCGTTCGCCGAAAACTACCGAGGAAACTTCGTCAACCTCTACGCGGACGCCGCAGCCAACAACAACCGGCCACCTTCAATCAGTCCCCgcaccaccgaagtggccaccGCCAACCGAGCCGTCCTGTACGACAACCACAGCCGGCTCTACATGGACGCGAACCACCCCCGGCAAATCTCCGGCACGTACAGCAGCATCGAAAATGGCGGCGCCGCCGACAACCTCCCCTTCCCGTACAACGTGGTTCCACCGCCTCGCAGCAAGCTGGACAGCCGGGCGACGCCAACGATGCCCAACAACAGCGCAACCAACACGGGATCCAGTAGCGGCGGCAAGAACAACACCACCGGGAAGACCCACGTGGGCGGTGCGGTTTCCGTGCCGATCAACAACCTGAACAAGCAGCGGCAGATGCAGCGGGCCAAGACGCCGGAGATTCTGCTGGCGCCGCACTATTTGGAGAATTCGCGCATTTACTACGATTGGGTCGCACGGGAGGCGGCCAATTTTAGGTGA